One window from the genome of Natronomonas pharaonis DSM 2160 encodes:
- a CDS encoding transcription initiation factor IIB, whose protein sequence is MTRPTRQRERIRETEGETEDEAEDESAETTCPECSSTDIVKDGDRGELVCNDCGLVVEEDHIDPGPEWRAFNHSERQEKSRVGAPTTQTMHDKGLTTQIDWKDQDAYGRSISSEKRSQMHRLRKWQERIRTKDAGERNLQFALSEIDRMSSALGVPRSIREVASVIYRRALDDDLIRGRSIEGVATAALYAACRKEGIPRSLEEISEVSRVERKEIGRTYRYISQELGLEMEPVDPQKYVPRFCSELELSEEVQSKAKDIIETTAEKGLLSGKSPTGYAAAAIYAASLLCNEKKTQREVAEVAQVTEVTIRNRYQEQIEAMGIHS, encoded by the coding sequence ATGACACGGCCCACCCGCCAACGGGAACGCATCCGCGAGACTGAGGGGGAGACGGAAGACGAAGCCGAAGACGAGTCGGCGGAGACGACGTGTCCGGAGTGTTCATCGACGGATATCGTCAAAGACGGTGATAGGGGCGAACTCGTCTGCAACGACTGTGGACTCGTCGTTGAGGAAGACCACATCGACCCGGGACCGGAGTGGCGTGCGTTCAACCATTCGGAACGACAAGAAAAGTCCCGCGTGGGCGCGCCGACGACCCAGACGATGCACGACAAGGGGCTGACGACCCAGATCGACTGGAAGGACCAGGATGCCTATGGCCGGTCGATTTCGTCGGAGAAGCGCTCCCAGATGCACCGACTGCGGAAGTGGCAAGAGCGGATTCGGACAAAAGATGCGGGCGAGCGGAACCTGCAGTTCGCGCTGTCTGAAATCGACCGGATGTCGTCGGCACTCGGCGTGCCGCGGTCGATACGGGAAGTAGCGTCGGTCATCTACCGACGCGCGCTTGACGACGATTTGATTCGGGGCCGGTCCATCGAGGGCGTTGCCACCGCCGCCCTCTATGCCGCCTGTCGCAAGGAAGGTATCCCGCGCTCTCTGGAGGAAATCAGCGAGGTCTCCCGCGTCGAACGGAAGGAAATCGGCCGTACCTACCGGTATATCTCGCAGGAACTCGGGTTGGAAATGGAGCCAGTCGACCCACAAAAGTACGTGCCACGGTTCTGCTCGGAACTCGAACTGAGCGAAGAGGTCCAGTCAAAGGCAAAAGACATCATCGAGACGACCGCCGAGAAGGGCCTGCTTTCGGGGAAGTCGCCGACAGGCTACGCGGCGGCGGCCATCTATGCGGCGTCGCTGCTGTGCAATGAAAAGAAAACCCAGCGTGAGGTCGCCGAAGTCGCCCAGGTGACCGAAGTAACCATCCGCAACCGGTATCAAGAGCAGATAGAGGCGATGGGTATCCACTCGTGA
- the rnhA gene encoding ribonuclease HI, translating into MPVIECDPERARERLVEAGVEVEPGNTDHERWRTEYAGGTAVAYDDKVVLQGDSARLAGLLQDGGGRAHIYFDGASRGNPGPAAIGWVIVTDDGIVAEGSERIGRATNNQAEYEALIEALAAAADYAFDEAVVKGDSQLIVKQVRGEWDTNDPTLREKRVRVRKLLEEFSEWSLDHVPREINDRADDLANEALDG; encoded by the coding sequence ATGCCTGTCATCGAGTGCGACCCCGAGCGCGCCCGCGAGCGGCTGGTCGAGGCCGGCGTCGAGGTTGAGCCGGGAAACACCGACCACGAGCGGTGGCGCACAGAGTACGCGGGTGGAACGGCAGTCGCGTACGACGACAAGGTCGTTCTGCAGGGCGACAGCGCGCGGCTCGCCGGACTGTTGCAGGACGGGGGCGGCCGCGCCCATATCTACTTCGACGGCGCGTCCCGGGGCAACCCCGGCCCGGCGGCTATCGGCTGGGTCATCGTCACCGACGACGGCATCGTCGCGGAGGGGTCTGAACGCATCGGCCGAGCGACCAACAATCAGGCCGAATACGAGGCCCTCATCGAGGCGCTTGCGGCAGCGGCTGACTACGCATTCGATGAAGCCGTTGTCAAGGGCGACTCCCAGCTCATCGTCAAACAGGTCCGCGGTGAGTGGGACACAAACGACCCGACGCTCCGCGAAAAGCGGGTCCGGGTCCGGAAGCTCCTAGAGGAGTTCAGCGAGTGGTCACTCGACCACGTTCCGCGGGAGATAAACGACCGCGCCGACGACCTAGCCAACGAGGCACTCGATGGCTGA
- a CDS encoding DUF7108 family protein, whose product MAEDELPDTVVERAETLTRRARKAVDENEQTAYLEERGSLLSDHGYRARVREDDATEILVLYPDEWVEDGTVEPGEIDDTGRAVERRISGPASGDNWAEVDRHNRTVAGRVREEHGAVHGETAEAFATFMSNHYAKPVEEAAPDEKQEFRDEYFPRNAWPSDEQLAQVEASLEYIERVAERGD is encoded by the coding sequence ATGGCTGAAGACGAACTTCCCGACACCGTCGTCGAGCGCGCCGAAACGCTCACCAGACGCGCCCGAAAGGCCGTCGACGAAAACGAGCAAACGGCGTATCTCGAGGAGCGCGGTAGTCTACTATCCGACCATGGATACCGAGCCCGGGTGCGCGAAGACGACGCCACCGAAATACTCGTGCTGTATCCGGACGAATGGGTCGAGGACGGCACCGTCGAGCCGGGCGAAATCGACGACACTGGGCGGGCGGTCGAACGACGTATCTCGGGGCCGGCAAGCGGCGACAACTGGGCCGAAGTCGACCGCCACAACCGGACCGTCGCCGGACGGGTCCGTGAGGAACACGGGGCAGTCCACGGCGAGACGGCCGAGGCCTTCGCGACGTTCATGAGCAACCACTACGCCAAGCCGGTCGAAGAGGCAGCCCCAGACGAGAAACAGGAGTTCCGCGACGAGTACTTCCCGCGGAACGCGTGGCCGAGCGACGAACAGTTGGCGCAGGTGGAAGCGTCGCTGGAGTACATCGAACGGGTTGCAGAGCGGGGTGACTGA
- a CDS encoding inorganic diphosphatase yields the protein MAGANLWEDLETGPNAPEEIYAVVECLKGERNKYEYDKDIPGVMLDRVLHSNVHYPGDYGFIPQSYYDDEDPFDVLVLVEDQTFPGCIIEARPVALMKMDDDGEQDDKVIAVPSEDPRYDHIEDLEDIPQQTLDEIDEFFETYKNLEEGKEVETQGWEDKQAAFDAIEHAQDLYEEHFG from the coding sequence ATGGCTGGCGCAAACCTGTGGGAAGACCTCGAAACGGGTCCGAACGCTCCCGAGGAAATCTATGCGGTCGTCGAGTGTCTGAAGGGCGAACGCAACAAGTACGAGTACGACAAGGACATTCCCGGTGTCATGCTGGACCGGGTGCTCCACAGCAACGTCCACTACCCGGGCGACTACGGGTTCATCCCGCAGTCGTACTACGACGACGAGGACCCCTTCGACGTGCTCGTCCTCGTCGAGGACCAGACGTTCCCCGGCTGTATCATCGAAGCCCGCCCGGTCGCGCTGATGAAGATGGACGACGACGGCGAACAGGACGACAAGGTCATCGCCGTTCCCAGCGAAGACCCCCGCTACGACCACATCGAAGACCTCGAAGACATCCCCCAGCAGACCCTCGACGAGATCGACGAGTTCTTCGAGACCTACAAGAACCTCGAAGAAGGCAAGGAAGTCGAAACGCAGGGCTGGGAGGACAAGCAGGCCGCGTTCGACGCTATCGAGCACGCACAGGACCTCTACGAGGAACACTTCGGCTAG
- a CDS encoding YgaP family membrane protein, translated as MLEKNVGGLDRVARIGVGAILAVVGFSMLLAESLSILYGGVVLLVALVLLATAATQRCLLNKLLGADTTKLQSER; from the coding sequence ATGCTGGAAAAGAACGTTGGTGGACTGGACCGTGTCGCTCGAATTGGGGTTGGCGCAATCCTCGCTGTCGTCGGATTCTCGATGCTACTCGCGGAATCGCTGTCAATACTCTACGGAGGCGTCGTACTCCTCGTCGCGCTTGTGCTGTTGGCAACGGCGGCGACACAGCGGTGTCTGCTGAACAAACTCTTGGGTGCGGATACGACTAAGCTACAGAGCGAACGGTAG